One Candidatus Hydrogenedentota bacterium DNA segment encodes these proteins:
- a CDS encoding fumarate reductase/succinate dehydrogenase flavoprotein subunit, which yields LGYQVKAFCFQDTPRRAHSIAAQGGINAAKNYQNDNDSIYRLFYDTIKGGDFRSREANVYRLAELSVQIIDHCVAQGVPFAREYGGYLANRSFGGAQVSRTFYARGQTGQQLLLGAYSQLMKETASGNVRMFPRREMLDLVVVNNRAVGIVCRNLVTGRLERHTADAVVLATGGYANAYYLSTNAKGSNVTAAWRAYKRGACFANPCYTQIHPTCIPIHGDYQSKLTLMSESLRNDGRVWVPREIGDRRHPNEIPEEDRNYYLEWRYPSFGNLVPRDVASRNAKAICDAGYGVGETGYAVYLDFRDAMKRDGRTAIESKYGNLFDMYERIVAQNPYESPMMIYPAVHYTMGGLWVDYNLMSNLPGLYVIGEANFSDHGANRLGASALMQGLADGYFIIPYTVADYLAQAGPATVDTDHAAFADTECAVTDRIEKLLAVKGKTTVNAFHRELGLLLWDKCGMARNAAGLNEALAKIPEIRERFWRDVTVTGSPGTFNQCLERAGRVADFLEFAELLCLDALERNESCGGHFREEHQTEDGEAKRDDTNYAHVTAWEYTGPGERPRMHQEPLTFEEVHLATRSYK from the coding sequence AACTCGGGTATCAAGTCAAAGCGTTCTGTTTCCAGGACACGCCCCGCCGCGCCCACAGCATTGCGGCGCAGGGCGGCATCAACGCCGCGAAGAACTACCAGAATGACAACGACAGTATCTACCGCCTTTTTTATGACACGATCAAGGGCGGAGACTTCCGCTCGCGCGAGGCCAACGTCTACCGGCTCGCCGAACTGAGCGTGCAGATCATCGATCATTGCGTAGCGCAGGGAGTGCCGTTTGCGCGCGAGTACGGCGGCTACCTGGCAAACAGGTCCTTCGGCGGCGCTCAGGTTTCGCGCACGTTCTACGCGCGCGGCCAGACGGGCCAGCAATTGCTGCTCGGCGCGTACAGCCAGCTCATGAAGGAAACGGCATCGGGCAACGTGCGCATGTTCCCGCGGCGGGAGATGCTCGACCTGGTTGTCGTCAACAACCGCGCGGTCGGGATTGTCTGCCGCAACCTGGTCACCGGCCGGCTCGAGCGGCACACGGCCGATGCGGTGGTCCTCGCCACGGGCGGCTACGCTAACGCGTATTACCTGTCGACGAACGCGAAGGGTTCGAACGTGACGGCGGCCTGGCGCGCGTACAAGCGCGGCGCCTGTTTCGCGAACCCTTGTTATACGCAGATTCACCCGACGTGCATCCCGATTCACGGCGATTACCAGTCAAAACTTACGCTCATGAGCGAAAGCCTGCGCAACGACGGGCGCGTCTGGGTACCGCGCGAAATCGGCGACAGGCGCCACCCCAACGAGATTCCCGAAGAAGACCGCAACTATTACCTCGAATGGCGTTACCCGTCTTTCGGCAATCTGGTACCGCGCGACGTGGCCTCGCGCAACGCCAAGGCCATTTGCGACGCGGGCTACGGCGTCGGCGAAACCGGCTATGCGGTATACCTCGATTTTCGGGATGCCATGAAGCGCGACGGCCGCACCGCAATCGAGTCGAAATACGGCAACCTGTTCGATATGTACGAGCGGATCGTCGCACAAAACCCCTACGAATCGCCGATGATGATCTATCCCGCCGTGCATTACACCATGGGCGGCCTGTGGGTCGACTACAACCTCATGAGCAATCTGCCCGGCCTCTACGTGATCGGAGAGGCCAATTTCTCGGACCACGGCGCAAACCGGCTCGGCGCGAGCGCCCTCATGCAGGGTTTGGCCGACGGCTATTTCATCATTCCCTATACTGTTGCCGACTACCTGGCCCAAGCCGGGCCCGCGACTGTTGACACGGACCACGCGGCATTCGCGGACACCGAGTGCGCCGTCACAGACCGGATCGAGAAGCTGCTGGCGGTAAAAGGGAAGACGACGGTCAACGCGTTCCACCGTGAACTGGGCCTGTTGCTCTGGGACAAGTGCGGCATGGCTCGCAACGCCGCCGGGCTGAACGAGGCCCTGGCAAAGATCCCGGAGATACGCGAGCGGTTCTGGCGCGACGTGACGGTCACCGGTTCGCCGGGCACGTTCAACCAATGCCTCGAGCGAGCAGGCCGCGTGGCCGACTTCCTCGAATTTGCCGAATTGCTGTGCCTGGACGCGCTGGAACGCAACGAGTCCTGTGGCGGCCATTTTCGCGAGGAGCATCAGACCGAGGACGGCGAAGCGAAGCGGGACGACACCAATTACGCGCACGTAACGGCGTGGGAGTATACCGGGCCCGGCGAACGGCCCCGCATGCACCAAGAACCGCTCACGTTCGAAGAAGTGCATCTCGCCACAAGGAGCTACAAGTAA
- a CDS encoding succinate dehydrogenase/fumarate reductase iron-sulfur subunit: MAAKRINLTLKVWRQTGPDAKGQFETHEMRGVSTAMSFLEMLDVLNNRLEAEVKEPVAFDHDCREGICGSCGAVVNGQAHGPRPATTLCQLHLRQFQDGATIIIEPFRAGPFPIVRDLVVDRSAFDRIIQAGGFITVRTGQAPDAHAIPVPESAAEKAMDAAQCIGCGACVAACPNASASLFVAAKIGHLCHLPQGHPERRRRALAMLGQMDKEGFGSCSKHYECEAVCPKEIRVGSIARMNREFLKAAVLGPE, encoded by the coding sequence ATGGCAGCGAAGCGGATCAACCTCACGCTGAAGGTCTGGCGGCAGACGGGACCGGACGCCAAAGGGCAATTCGAGACCCATGAGATGCGGGGTGTATCGACCGCCATGTCGTTCCTCGAAATGCTCGATGTCTTGAACAACCGCCTCGAAGCCGAAGTCAAGGAGCCTGTCGCCTTCGACCACGATTGCCGCGAGGGCATCTGCGGTTCCTGCGGCGCGGTCGTCAATGGCCAAGCCCACGGGCCACGGCCCGCTACGACCCTCTGCCAACTGCACCTGCGGCAGTTCCAGGACGGCGCCACCATCATCATCGAACCCTTCCGTGCCGGCCCCTTCCCTATTGTGCGCGACCTCGTCGTGGACCGCTCCGCCTTCGACAGAATCATCCAGGCGGGCGGGTTCATCACGGTTCGCACGGGACAGGCTCCCGACGCCCACGCCATCCCCGTGCCCGAGTCCGCCGCGGAAAAAGCCATGGATGCGGCCCAGTGCATCGGCTGCGGCGCGTGCGTGGCCGCATGTCCGAACGCGTCCGCAAGTCTCTTCGTCGCCGCGAAGATCGGTCATCTGTGTCACCTGCCCCAGGGGCATCCGGAGCGGCGCCGCCGCGCCCTGGCCATGCTCGGGCAAATGGACAAGGAAGGGTTCGGTTCCTGCTCCAAGCACTATGAGTGCGAGGCTGTGTGTCCGAAAGAGATTCGGGTTGGCAGTATCGCGCGTATGAATCGCGAGTTCCTGAAAGCGGCCGTGCTCGGACCGGAATAG
- a CDS encoding redoxin family protein has translation MKKLVVVALLLAAMFGLPARAADLGDKAPELAVSEWAKGQPVTLAALKEQKKVVIVEFWATWCPPCRASIPHLTELQKKYAETAVFIGISSEEAATVRPFVEKQGDQMEYRVAVDNDGKTNKAYMEAYGIDGIPHAFLVDREGRVVFHAHPMDPKFEETLKAVLDGTFDLEKARATLASEHKLEQLLEQYGELVMEGTDKEKAKEVSKELYGAIRDDGEKLNQLAWAIASATELGFQDLDFALQCAARAVELTGEKEADALDTLARVQYEQGDKEKAIATAEKALQLTEDEELREHIEFQLKVYRGEETTEDEGEEVEEVEQVETPGQG, from the coding sequence ATGAAGAAGCTGGTTGTAGTGGCGCTCTTGCTGGCCGCGATGTTCGGGCTCCCGGCGCGCGCCGCGGACCTCGGCGACAAGGCCCCCGAACTGGCGGTGTCAGAATGGGCCAAGGGCCAGCCGGTCACCCTGGCTGCCTTGAAAGAACAGAAGAAAGTCGTGATTGTCGAGTTCTGGGCTACGTGGTGCCCGCCCTGCCGCGCCAGTATTCCGCACCTGACCGAGTTGCAGAAAAAATACGCGGAGACGGCCGTATTCATCGGCATCAGCAGCGAAGAAGCCGCCACCGTCAGGCCCTTCGTCGAGAAACAGGGCGATCAAATGGAGTACCGCGTGGCCGTGGACAACGATGGCAAGACGAACAAGGCCTACATGGAGGCCTACGGCATCGACGGTATCCCGCATGCGTTTCTCGTGGACCGCGAAGGCCGCGTCGTCTTCCATGCGCACCCCATGGACCCGAAATTTGAAGAGACGTTGAAAGCGGTGCTCGACGGCACGTTTGACCTCGAAAAGGCCAGGGCCACCCTCGCGAGCGAACACAAGCTCGAGCAATTGCTGGAGCAGTACGGCGAACTGGTCATGGAGGGGACCGACAAAGAGAAAGCGAAGGAAGTCAGCAAGGAATTGTACGGGGCTATTCGCGACGACGGCGAGAAACTGAATCAGCTGGCCTGGGCCATCGCCTCGGCCACCGAACTGGGTTTCCAGGACCTCGATTTCGCGCTGCAATGCGCGGCACGCGCGGTCGAACTCACCGGAGAAAAGGAAGCGGACGCGCTGGACACCCTCGCCCGCGTGCAGTATGAGCAGGGCGACAAGGAGAAGGCCATCGCGACCGCGGAAAAGGCGCTGCAATTGACCGAAGATGAGGAACTCCGCGAACATATCGAGTTCCAGTTGAAGGTCTATCGCGGCGAAGAAACGACGGAGGACGAAGGCGAAGAAGTGGAGGAGGTAGAACAGGTCGAGACACCCGGCCAAGGCTGA
- the rnk gene encoding nucleoside diphosphate kinase regulator, with product MKTRSITITAKDRDRLRFRINELLSRGEVKEIRHIEELEDELTRATVVDNPRDVPADVITMRSQARLRDLDTGDEVVYTLVYPNESDAEKHRISVLAPIGVAMLGYRVGDVLEWAVPKGIRRLRIEEVLYQPEAAEDYHL from the coding sequence ATGAAGACCAGGAGCATTACTATCACCGCGAAGGACCGCGACCGGCTGCGATTCCGCATCAATGAGCTGCTTTCGCGAGGGGAAGTCAAGGAAATTCGCCATATCGAGGAATTGGAGGACGAACTGACGCGGGCGACCGTTGTCGACAATCCCCGCGATGTGCCCGCCGATGTCATCACCATGCGCAGCCAAGCCCGCCTGCGCGACCTCGACACCGGCGATGAAGTCGTATATACGCTCGTCTATCCCAACGAAAGTGACGCGGAAAAACACCGGATTTCCGTGCTCGCGCCCATCGGCGTCGCCATGCTCGGCTACCGCGTCGGCGACGTGCTCGAATGGGCCGTTCCCAAAGGCATCCGCCGCCTGCGCATCGAGGAGGTGCTCTATCAGCCCGAGGCTGCGGAAGACTACCACCTTTAG
- a CDS encoding ROK family protein, producing the protein MLTGFVLVRPRFKPPLDPGFRPAVLANHAYLGEVEQAGGGVPLVIGLERTDGSLSRYETRVFSEGSPRARANLMYAERLVKFLLWQRGGWRVYIGGPKNIGDHIARTYAPEGARSFDYHFMGEDVYERPFTVVSCDPADIPPEREATVPLGRHLDGCRIGFDLGASDRKVSAVIDGEAIYSEEVVWEPKKATDPSYHYGEVMTALKTAASRMPRVDAIGGSSAGVWINNRPMVASLFRGIPKERFHEVHDLFLRISREFGVPLTVVNDGEVTALAGSMSLQDNAVLGIALGSSEAGGYVTPDGNITGWLNELAFAPVDFSPEAPIEEWSGDRGVGALYFSQQCVFRLAPAAGIELPREATDAERLKTAQQQLEAGHPGAVDIWKTIGAYMGYTIAHYADFYTLRHVLILGRCTSGQGGHLILDTAQEVLRTEFPELAGAVNVQLPDEKARRVGQSIAAASLPQL; encoded by the coding sequence ATGCTCACAGGTTTTGTGCTCGTACGGCCCCGTTTCAAGCCGCCTCTCGATCCCGGCTTCCGCCCCGCCGTGCTCGCCAACCACGCCTATCTCGGGGAGGTCGAGCAGGCCGGCGGGGGCGTACCCCTGGTCATCGGCCTCGAACGCACCGACGGGTCCCTGTCCCGCTACGAAACCCGCGTCTTCTCCGAGGGGAGTCCCCGCGCCCGCGCCAACCTCATGTACGCCGAACGGCTGGTGAAATTCCTGCTCTGGCAGCGGGGCGGCTGGCGGGTCTACATCGGCGGACCCAAGAATATCGGCGACCATATCGCGCGCACCTACGCGCCGGAAGGCGCGCGTTCGTTCGATTACCACTTCATGGGCGAGGACGTCTACGAACGCCCCTTCACCGTCGTTTCCTGCGATCCGGCCGACATTCCCCCCGAACGAGAGGCCACCGTGCCCCTTGGGCGGCACCTTGACGGATGCCGCATCGGCTTCGACCTCGGGGCGTCGGACCGGAAAGTCTCGGCCGTCATCGACGGGGAAGCCATCTATAGCGAAGAAGTCGTCTGGGAACCCAAGAAAGCCACCGACCCCAGCTATCACTACGGCGAGGTCATGACGGCGCTCAAGACCGCTGCGTCAAGGATGCCTCGCGTCGACGCGATCGGCGGCAGTTCCGCGGGGGTGTGGATCAACAACCGCCCCATGGTCGCCTCGCTCTTCCGCGGCATCCCCAAGGAACGGTTCCACGAGGTCCACGACCTCTTCCTGCGTATCAGCCGCGAGTTCGGCGTGCCGCTCACCGTCGTCAATGACGGCGAAGTCACCGCGCTCGCCGGCTCCATGTCGCTCCAGGACAACGCCGTCCTCGGCATCGCGCTCGGCTCGAGCGAGGCCGGCGGCTACGTTACCCCGGACGGCAACATCACCGGCTGGCTCAACGAACTCGCGTTCGCGCCCGTCGATTTCAGCCCGGAGGCGCCCATCGAGGAGTGGTCCGGCGACCGCGGGGTCGGCGCGCTGTACTTTTCCCAGCAATGCGTGTTCCGGCTCGCGCCCGCCGCGGGAATCGAGCTGCCCCGCGAGGCCACCGACGCAGAACGGCTCAAGACCGCTCAGCAACAGCTTGAAGCAGGCCACCCGGGCGCGGTGGACATCTGGAAGACCATCGGCGCGTACATGGGCTACACGATCGCCCACTACGCCGACTTTTACACGCTCCGCCACGTGTTGATCCTCGGGCGCTGCACGTCCGGTCAGGGCGGGCACCTCATTCTGGACACCGCGCAGGAAGTCCTCCGTACCGAATTTCCGGAACTCGCCGGCGCGGTCAACGTGCAGTTGCCCGACGAGAAGGCGCGGCGCGTGGGCCAGTCCATAGCCGCCGCGAGCCTGCCGCAACTCTGA
- a CDS encoding DEAD/DEAH box helicase: protein MPTDAQARAWPEIAAGRHVLVTAPTGSGKTLAAFLWALQQLATGAWPGGGVRVLYVSPLKALNNDVQRNLLAPLAQLCSVFAGAGETFPEIRVCTRSGDTPQSERRRMLRRPPDILITTPESLNLLLSAPSGISLLTNLRTVILDEIHAAADSKRGVHLVTAVERLVLLSGEFQRIALSATVNPLEDMAAFIGGYRVERRGNRVQYRRRDVAIVQSPMSKRLDICVRRVPVPENEPVWPALAAEIRAIVASRRATLVFTNSRRLCERLALLLNQGEDRLLAYAHHGSLSREVREVVEQRLKRGELAAIVATNSLELGIDIGSLDQVVLVETPPSAAAALQRIGRAGHQVGAVSRGVLFPVHGRDCLEAAVVAHAVRERDIEPLRTVRCPLDVLAQVIVSMTGVQEWSLNALYDALRASAPYHELTRRQFDLVIDMLSGRYAETRLRELRAVVRVDRIDGTVRGHGAGLRLIYTSGGTIADRGYYTLRHAQTSARIGELDEEFVWESRIGDRFALGTQSWRIDRITHNDVFVVPAPHGAMDTPFWRAEARSRSFHLSERLLALLENADARLDSPEFRERLLARHGMEPEAADALIDFLARQRACTGAHLPHRRHVLIEHVTGAEHGASLTQTILHTLWGRPLNRPYAMALAQAWEDRYGETLEVFACNDCIALMTPSPVPARELIDLAPPEQMEALLRKQLEKTGYFGARFRECAGIALQLTRPAFGKRVPRWLSRIRAKKLLDAVLRYEDFPILAETWRSCLQDDFDLPALLLMLAELRDGAIQCTEITGPAPSPFAASVWWMQTNLYTYADDTPVDARASRLDDSLLREVVFSQPLRPRIAREAVARFQEKLQCTAPGYAPGSAADLLELLKERLLLPGQEWRGLLAAMQRDHGIREEALLGALAGKAIRIRFARPPHEFVAAAESWPRLQRVLDVPTAGVCIEAAGSGDVKLPGRQGKAAGDEEDSLAAWLAEWLRFYGPVEKDALAAMLPVAAGCLDSALRVLADGQTIVIDALRAGAAQAEICDAENLERLLCLARAAARPVFEPRPLRELALLLAVHQRVTAHETGRDAVEAALEPLLGYPMRAALLETEMLPARVRDYQPEHLDAIFRDTEIAWHGCGDKKVWLGFPEHRDSCVESVRETGELGALFPNVRGRFPLSELVRYSRMPSAEVTGRLWRWAWRGLVTNDSVESLRRGVETGFGPAPEAAVPASRRAAFQRWKASRPFAGNWYVLPAPLAAADALDAEERRRDCARLLLDRYGVLFRELLQWELPALRWGALFRTLRLMELAGEVIGGSFFEGVPGLQFIAPSALRRLQQGLPQDATFWINAADPASLCGLGLEGLKETLPKRLPATYLVYHGAALVLVLERCGLRVDVRVAPDDPSLVRYCDVFEHLLMRAVAPCEYLTIDRINDTPALRSPYLGALRERFQVAAEMRRVTLWRKG from the coding sequence ATGCCGACGGATGCGCAGGCGCGCGCCTGGCCGGAGATCGCCGCGGGGCGGCACGTGCTCGTCACCGCGCCGACGGGCAGCGGCAAGACCCTTGCCGCGTTTCTGTGGGCGCTGCAGCAACTGGCTACGGGGGCGTGGCCGGGCGGGGGCGTCCGCGTACTTTATGTTTCGCCTCTGAAAGCGCTGAACAACGACGTGCAGCGCAATCTCCTGGCGCCGCTGGCGCAACTGTGCAGCGTGTTCGCCGGCGCGGGGGAGACGTTCCCCGAAATCCGCGTGTGCACGCGCAGCGGCGACACGCCCCAGAGCGAACGCCGCCGCATGCTGCGCCGTCCGCCGGACATCCTCATCACCACGCCTGAAAGCCTGAATCTGCTGCTCAGCGCGCCGAGCGGCATATCGTTGCTCACAAATCTCAGGACCGTGATTCTCGACGAAATCCACGCGGCCGCGGACAGCAAGCGTGGCGTACACCTTGTCACGGCGGTCGAGCGGCTGGTCCTGCTTTCGGGCGAGTTCCAGCGCATCGCGCTGTCCGCCACGGTGAACCCGCTGGAAGACATGGCCGCGTTCATCGGCGGTTATCGCGTCGAGCGTCGTGGGAATCGCGTGCAGTACCGCAGGCGCGACGTGGCGATCGTGCAGTCGCCCATGTCGAAGAGGCTGGACATCTGCGTGCGTCGCGTGCCGGTGCCTGAGAACGAGCCGGTCTGGCCCGCGCTCGCCGCGGAGATTCGGGCGATCGTCGCGTCGCGCCGGGCCACGCTGGTCTTCACGAACAGCCGCAGGCTGTGCGAGCGCCTTGCGTTGCTGTTGAACCAGGGGGAGGACCGTCTGCTCGCCTACGCGCACCATGGTTCCCTGTCGAGAGAAGTGCGCGAGGTGGTCGAACAGCGGCTCAAACGGGGCGAACTAGCCGCGATTGTCGCCACGAACTCGCTGGAACTGGGCATCGACATTGGGTCGCTCGACCAGGTCGTGCTCGTCGAGACGCCGCCTTCGGCGGCGGCCGCGCTGCAGCGCATAGGCCGCGCGGGCCATCAGGTCGGCGCGGTCAGCCGGGGCGTGTTGTTTCCCGTGCACGGCCGCGACTGCCTGGAAGCGGCCGTAGTCGCGCACGCCGTGCGTGAACGGGACATCGAACCGCTCCGGACCGTGCGGTGTCCGCTCGACGTGCTCGCGCAGGTCATCGTGTCGATGACGGGCGTGCAGGAGTGGTCCCTGAATGCCCTTTACGACGCATTGCGCGCGAGCGCGCCGTACCACGAGCTCACGCGCCGGCAATTCGACCTTGTGATCGACATGCTCAGCGGCCGCTACGCCGAAACACGCCTCCGTGAACTGCGCGCCGTCGTGCGCGTCGACAGGATCGACGGCACGGTGCGCGGCCATGGCGCGGGGCTGCGGCTGATCTATACGTCGGGCGGGACCATCGCCGACCGGGGCTATTACACGCTGCGTCACGCGCAAACCAGCGCGAGGATCGGCGAATTAGACGAAGAATTCGTCTGGGAAAGCCGCATCGGCGACCGGTTTGCGCTGGGTACGCAATCCTGGCGCATCGACCGCATCACGCACAACGACGTGTTCGTTGTGCCCGCGCCGCATGGGGCCATGGACACGCCGTTCTGGCGCGCGGAGGCGCGCAGCCGCAGTTTCCACCTCTCGGAACGGCTGCTGGCGTTGCTGGAAAACGCCGATGCCCGGCTGGACAGCCCCGAGTTCCGGGAGCGGCTGCTGGCGCGGCACGGCATGGAACCGGAAGCCGCGGATGCGTTGATTGACTTCCTCGCGCGGCAACGCGCATGCACCGGCGCGCACTTGCCGCACCGGCGGCACGTGCTGATCGAGCACGTCACGGGTGCGGAGCACGGCGCAAGCCTCACCCAGACCATTCTTCACACGCTGTGGGGCCGCCCGCTCAACCGGCCCTACGCCATGGCGCTCGCGCAAGCGTGGGAGGACCGCTACGGCGAGACGCTCGAGGTCTTCGCGTGCAATGACTGTATAGCGCTCATGACGCCGTCGCCCGTTCCCGCGCGGGAACTGATTGACCTGGCGCCGCCGGAGCAAATGGAAGCGCTCCTCCGCAAGCAGTTGGAGAAGACGGGCTATTTCGGCGCGCGGTTCCGGGAGTGCGCGGGCATCGCGCTGCAGTTGACGCGGCCCGCCTTCGGCAAGCGCGTGCCGCGCTGGCTGAGCCGTATCCGCGCCAAAAAGCTGCTTGATGCGGTCCTGCGTTATGAGGACTTCCCCATTCTCGCCGAAACGTGGCGCTCCTGCCTGCAGGATGATTTCGACCTGCCCGCGCTGCTATTGATGCTTGCGGAATTGCGCGACGGCGCCATCCAGTGCACGGAGATTACGGGCCCGGCCCCGTCCCCGTTCGCCGCGTCGGTCTGGTGGATGCAGACCAACCTGTACACCTACGCGGACGATACGCCCGTTGACGCGCGCGCCTCCCGGCTCGACGATTCCCTGCTGCGCGAGGTCGTATTCAGTCAGCCGCTGCGCCCGCGCATCGCGCGCGAAGCGGTGGCCCGCTTCCAGGAGAAGCTGCAATGCACCGCGCCGGGCTACGCGCCCGGATCCGCGGCGGACCTGCTCGAACTGTTGAAGGAACGGCTGCTGTTGCCCGGCCAGGAGTGGCGCGGCCTGCTCGCGGCGATGCAGCGTGACCACGGAATACGCGAGGAAGCCCTGTTGGGAGCCCTTGCGGGAAAGGCGATACGGATAAGGTTCGCGCGCCCGCCGCATGAGTTCGTGGCCGCGGCGGAATCGTGGCCGCGCCTGCAACGGGTGCTGGATGTGCCAACCGCTGGGGTGTGTATCGAGGCGGCCGGCTCCGGTGATGTAAAACTGCCGGGCAGACAGGGGAAAGCGGCCGGCGATGAAGAGGACTCGCTCGCGGCATGGCTCGCGGAATGGCTCCGTTTCTATGGTCCGGTGGAGAAGGACGCGCTTGCGGCGATGCTGCCCGTGGCGGCGGGGTGCCTGGACTCCGCGCTGCGCGTGCTGGCTGACGGCCAGACCATTGTCATCGATGCGCTGCGCGCGGGCGCGGCACAGGCCGAAATTTGCGACGCGGAAAACCTGGAACGGCTGTTGTGCCTCGCGCGCGCGGCGGCGCGGCCTGTCTTCGAGCCGCGGCCGTTGCGCGAACTGGCGCTGCTGCTCGCCGTTCATCAGCGTGTGACCGCGCATGAGACCGGCCGCGACGCGGTAGAAGCCGCGCTCGAACCGCTCCTCGGTTATCCGATGCGCGCCGCCTTGCTGGAGACAGAGATGTTGCCCGCGCGCGTCCGGGACTACCAGCCCGAGCATTTGGACGCTATCTTCCGTGACACGGAGATTGCGTGGCACGGCTGCGGCGACAAGAAGGTATGGCTGGGCTTTCCCGAGCATCGCGACAGCTGCGTCGAAAGCGTGCGAGAAACCGGGGAACTCGGCGCTCTCTTTCCCAACGTTCGCGGGCGGTTCCCGCTCTCCGAACTGGTGCGGTACAGCCGGATGCCGTCTGCCGAGGTGACGGGCCGGTTGTGGCGCTGGGCTTGGCGCGGTCTCGTGACGAACGACTCCGTGGAGTCGCTGCGGCGCGGTGTCGAGACCGGGTTTGGGCCTGCGCCGGAAGCCGCGGTTCCGGCCTCGCGCCGTGCAGCATTCCAACGCTGGAAGGCGTCCCGTCCGTTTGCGGGCAACTGGTACGTGCTGCCCGCGCCGCTGGCGGCGGCGGACGCGCTCGACGCCGAGGAGCGACGGCGCGATTGCGCGCGCCTCCTGCTTGACCGCTACGGCGTCCTGTTCCGTGAACTGCTGCAATGGGAGCTGCCCGCGCTGCGCTGGGGCGCCTTGTTCCGCACGCTACGGCTCATGGAACTCGCCGGCGAGGTCATCGGCGGTTCTTTCTTCGAAGGCGTGCCGGGTCTTCAGTTCATCGCGCCCTCCGCGCTGCGGCGGCTCCAGCAAGGGCTGCCTCAGGATGCCACCTTCTGGATCAATGCGGCGGACCCGGCGTCGCTGTGCGGGTTGGGTCTGGAAGGCCTGAAAGAGACGCTTCCGAAACGGTTGCCGGCGACGTATCTCGTCTATCACGGCGCGGCGTTGGTGCTTGTGCTCGAACGCTGCGGCCTTCGTGTGGACGTGCGTGTCGCGCCGGACGATCCCTCGCTGGTGCGCTACTGTGACGTGTTTGAGCATCTGCTCATGCGCGCCGTGGCCCCGTGCGAGTACCTCACCATTGACCGGATCAATGACACGCCCGCGTTGAGAAGCCCCTATCTCGGCGCGCTGCGCGAGCGGTTCCAGGTCGCCGCCGAAATGCGCCGGGTGACGCTCTGGCGAAAAGGGTGA